From the Leucobacter denitrificans genome, one window contains:
- the uvrB gene encoding excinuclease ABC subunit UvrB has product METTRSVRPFEVVSEYEPNGDQPQAIEQLARRINNGETDIVLLGATGTGKSATTAWLIEAVQRPTLVLAHNKTLAAQLANEFRQLLPNNAVEYFVSYYDYYQPEAYVPQTDTFIEKDSSINAEVERLRHSTTNALLSRRDVVVVSTVSCIYGLGKPEEYYEAMVPLVVGDRLDRDVLLRRFVDMQYQRNDIEFVRGNFRVRGDTVEIIPMYEELAIRIEFFGDEIEALYYLHPVSGEVIKQVESVSVFPGSHYVASRNVMNRAMGTIADELDERLAELKRQNKLVEEQRLRMRTTFDLEMMEQIGFCSGIENYSRHIDGRQAGEAPHCLLDYFPDDFLVVIDESHVTVPQIGAMYEGDSSRKRTLVEHGFRLPSALDNRPLKFSEFKDRVGQTVYLSATPGKYELGLADGVVEQIIRPTGLVDPKIVVKPSEGQIDDLLEEVRQRVERDERILVTTLTKKMAEQLTTFMEEAGVRVRYLHSDVDTLRRVELLTELRAGVFDVLVGINLLREGLDLPEVSLVAILDADKEGFLRSSTSLIQTIGRAARNVAGEVHMYADRVTPSMRLAIDETDRRRELQIAYNTENGIDPQPLRKQIGDITEILNREAADTEEVLSHRVSRHAQKGSTQRAKGKAASRAGAIGAEGAEKLEELISDLTQQMLLAAEELKFELAARLRDEVSELKRELRSMDAAGHL; this is encoded by the coding sequence ATGGAAACCACCCGCAGCGTTCGTCCCTTCGAAGTCGTCAGCGAGTATGAACCGAACGGCGATCAGCCGCAGGCAATCGAGCAATTGGCTCGCCGCATCAACAATGGTGAGACAGACATTGTGCTGCTCGGCGCGACAGGCACCGGCAAGTCAGCGACGACCGCCTGGCTCATAGAGGCAGTACAGCGCCCGACTCTCGTGCTCGCCCATAACAAGACACTTGCTGCACAACTCGCAAACGAGTTCAGACAGTTGCTGCCGAACAATGCGGTCGAGTACTTCGTGAGCTATTACGACTACTACCAGCCCGAGGCGTATGTGCCTCAGACAGATACCTTTATCGAAAAGGACTCCTCGATTAATGCTGAGGTAGAGCGGCTGCGACACTCCACGACGAATGCACTGCTCAGTCGCCGCGACGTGGTTGTGGTGTCGACGGTCTCCTGCATCTACGGTTTGGGAAAGCCTGAGGAATACTACGAGGCGATGGTTCCGCTTGTCGTTGGCGATCGCCTTGATCGCGATGTGCTGCTCCGGCGCTTCGTCGACATGCAGTACCAGCGCAACGACATCGAGTTTGTTCGCGGTAACTTCAGGGTTCGTGGAGACACCGTCGAGATCATTCCAATGTACGAAGAACTTGCAATACGAATTGAATTCTTCGGCGATGAGATTGAAGCGCTCTATTACCTTCATCCCGTGTCGGGTGAAGTGATCAAACAGGTCGAGTCGGTCTCTGTGTTCCCAGGGTCGCACTACGTCGCGAGCCGCAATGTTATGAACCGCGCGATGGGAACAATTGCAGACGAACTCGACGAGCGGCTCGCAGAGCTTAAGCGACAGAACAAGCTCGTAGAAGAGCAGCGTCTGCGAATGCGCACCACTTTTGATCTCGAAATGATGGAACAGATCGGTTTCTGTTCGGGTATTGAGAACTACTCCCGACATATCGATGGTCGTCAAGCCGGCGAAGCACCCCACTGCCTCCTTGACTATTTTCCCGATGATTTCCTCGTCGTCATCGACGAGTCCCACGTCACAGTGCCGCAGATTGGTGCGATGTATGAGGGAGACTCGTCGCGTAAACGAACACTCGTCGAGCACGGCTTTCGTCTACCGAGTGCGCTCGACAATAGGCCACTCAAGTTTTCAGAGTTCAAAGACCGTGTCGGTCAAACGGTGTATCTCTCGGCCACTCCTGGCAAGTACGAGCTAGGTCTTGCCGATGGCGTTGTCGAGCAGATCATTCGACCAACCGGTCTTGTCGACCCGAAGATTGTGGTGAAACCGTCTGAGGGGCAGATCGATGATCTCCTTGAGGAGGTTCGACAAAGGGTCGAACGTGACGAACGTATTCTCGTCACGACCCTCACGAAGAAGATGGCCGAACAACTCACCACGTTCATGGAAGAGGCGGGCGTTCGGGTCCGTTACCTCCACTCCGATGTCGATACGTTACGTCGCGTCGAGCTTCTCACCGAACTTCGCGCTGGTGTTTTTGACGTGTTGGTTGGTATCAACCTGCTGCGAGAAGGCCTCGACCTGCCGGAGGTATCGCTCGTGGCAATTCTTGACGCCGACAAAGAAGGCTTCCTCAGATCTTCGACATCCCTCATTCAGACAATTGGGCGTGCAGCACGAAATGTCGCCGGTGAAGTACACATGTACGCAGATCGAGTTACCCCGTCAATGCGGCTCGCCATTGATGAGACCGACCGCAGACGCGAGCTACAGATCGCGTACAACACTGAGAACGGAATCGATCCACAACCGTTGCGCAAGCAAATTGGTGACATCACTGAGATTCTCAATCGCGAGGCCGCAGATACAGAAGAGGTGCTGTCTCACCGGGTTTCGCGACACGCACAAAAAGGTTCGACGCAACGCGCCAAAGGCAAGGCGGCTTCGCGTGCTGGCGCAATCGGTGCCGAGGGTGCTGAAAAGCTCGAGGAGCTCATCTCTGACCTCACGCAACAGATGCTACTCGCCGCTGAAGAGCTGAAATTCGAGCTGGCGGCGAGACTTCGCGACGAGGTTTCTGAACTTAAGCGCGAACTTCGCAGTATGGATGCGGCGGGTCACCTGTGA
- the uvrA gene encoding excinuclease ABC subunit UvrA, translated as MSSNTKIRSSATHAKINVQGARVHNLQNVDLSIPRDSLVVFTGLSGSGKSSLAFDTIFAEGQRRYVESLSAYARQFLGQVDRPDVDFIEGLSPAVSIDQKSTNRNPRSTVGTITEIYDYMRLLWARVGIPHCAECGERIESQTVQQIADRLMTLPERTRYQVLAPVVSKKKGEFVDLFQDLAASGYSRAIVDGELIQLSDPPKLKKQIKHDISVVVDRLVASPDGLGRLTDSLETALKLAGGTVTIDYVDADEHAADRTQTFSENLSCPNQHPVQLSEIEPRTFSFNAPFGACPTCSGLGTSMSVDEDLVLGDPVLSISEGVIVPWTSQGKSLYQYYEKLLVGLSNDLDFSLNTPWEQLSSEVQEAVLHGNNFKVNVRWRNRFGREVKYSSGFEGVIPFIERQYAEAESDNKRDRWAEFLREVPCHACNGQRLKPEVLAVTVNGESIADVGEFSLTDAKRFFDEVTLTEREAKIAAQVLREIRLRFDFLIEVGLGYLTLARAAGTLSGGEAQRIRLATQIGSGLTGVLYVLDEPSIGLHQRDNRRLIETLIKLRDLGNTLIVVEHDEETIEAADWIVDIGPGAGVEGGTVVHSGELQGLLSRPDSITGDYLTGRRSIATPRKRRKRDKQREVTVVGARSNNLKNVDVTFPLGVMTAVTGVSGSGKSTLVNDILYRVMANQLNGARLVPGKHTRVTGLEHLDKVVHVDQAPIGRTPRSNPATYTGVFDKIRNLFAETPEAKTRGYLPGRFSFNVKGGRCEACSGDGTLKIEMNFLPDVYVACEVCEGKRYNRETLQVRYKGKNISEVLELPIAEAEEFFEPISSIHRYMKTLVDVGLGYVRLGQSATTLSGGEAQRVKLATELQKRSNGRSIYVLDEPTTGLHFEDVRKLLLVLNGLVDKGNTVITIEHNLDVIRSADWVIDLGPEGGSGGGTVLATGTPEQIAKHEESYTGQFLAEVLGKDRSVKASA; from the coding sequence GTGAGTTCGAACACCAAAATCCGTTCATCTGCTACCCACGCGAAGATTAATGTGCAGGGCGCGCGCGTTCATAATCTTCAAAACGTTGATCTTTCGATTCCGCGCGATTCGCTTGTCGTGTTCACCGGCCTGTCGGGGAGTGGCAAGTCGAGCCTGGCGTTCGACACTATTTTTGCCGAAGGCCAACGCCGCTATGTCGAGTCGCTAAGCGCCTATGCCCGCCAGTTTCTCGGGCAAGTAGATCGTCCAGACGTCGACTTCATTGAGGGTCTCAGCCCAGCAGTCTCGATTGACCAAAAGTCAACGAACCGCAACCCTCGTTCAACTGTAGGAACGATCACCGAAATCTACGACTACATGCGCTTACTCTGGGCACGCGTTGGAATTCCGCACTGTGCCGAGTGCGGCGAACGCATTGAATCGCAAACAGTGCAGCAAATCGCCGATCGGCTGATGACACTGCCGGAGCGAACAAGGTACCAAGTGCTCGCGCCCGTAGTCAGCAAAAAGAAGGGTGAGTTCGTAGACCTGTTCCAAGACCTTGCGGCGAGTGGGTACTCTCGCGCGATCGTCGATGGCGAGCTCATTCAACTAAGTGATCCGCCAAAACTGAAGAAGCAGATCAAGCATGACATCTCGGTCGTGGTGGATAGGCTGGTTGCCTCGCCCGACGGCCTAGGACGCCTTACGGACTCACTTGAAACTGCGCTGAAGCTTGCTGGCGGCACTGTCACGATCGACTATGTCGATGCCGATGAGCACGCAGCCGATCGAACGCAAACCTTTTCAGAGAACCTGTCTTGCCCGAATCAACATCCGGTGCAGCTCTCCGAGATCGAGCCGCGAACCTTTTCCTTCAATGCGCCATTTGGTGCTTGTCCGACCTGCTCCGGGCTCGGTACCAGCATGTCAGTAGATGAAGACTTGGTGCTCGGAGACCCCGTGCTCTCGATTTCCGAGGGCGTCATTGTGCCGTGGACGAGCCAAGGCAAGAGCCTGTACCAGTACTACGAAAAACTTTTGGTCGGTCTCTCAAACGATCTCGACTTCTCACTGAACACTCCGTGGGAGCAGCTGAGCTCAGAAGTCCAAGAAGCAGTGCTTCACGGTAATAACTTCAAAGTGAATGTGCGTTGGCGAAACCGGTTTGGCCGCGAAGTAAAGTACTCGAGTGGCTTTGAAGGGGTTATCCCGTTTATCGAACGTCAGTACGCTGAGGCCGAGAGCGACAACAAGCGAGATCGTTGGGCAGAGTTTCTTCGAGAGGTCCCATGCCACGCGTGTAACGGACAACGACTCAAGCCCGAGGTTCTCGCCGTCACCGTGAACGGTGAATCGATTGCAGATGTCGGCGAATTCAGCCTCACAGATGCGAAGCGATTCTTTGATGAAGTCACGCTCACAGAGCGTGAAGCAAAGATTGCGGCACAGGTTCTTCGAGAGATCCGGTTACGGTTTGACTTCCTTATCGAGGTCGGACTCGGATACCTTACCCTCGCCAGGGCAGCTGGCACGCTCTCTGGCGGTGAAGCGCAGCGGATTCGACTTGCGACGCAGATCGGTTCGGGCCTGACTGGCGTGCTGTATGTGCTTGATGAGCCCTCGATCGGGCTTCATCAGCGCGATAATCGCAGGCTCATTGAAACGCTTATCAAGCTCAGAGACTTGGGTAACACGCTCATCGTCGTAGAACACGATGAAGAGACAATCGAGGCCGCTGACTGGATCGTCGACATCGGACCGGGGGCAGGCGTAGAGGGCGGCACAGTCGTCCACTCAGGCGAGCTGCAGGGGCTGCTTTCTCGCCCAGATTCGATCACCGGCGACTACCTTACTGGTCGGCGTTCAATCGCTACTCCACGCAAACGCCGTAAGCGAGACAAGCAACGTGAAGTCACCGTTGTCGGAGCACGGTCGAATAATCTTAAGAATGTCGACGTCACTTTCCCTCTCGGCGTAATGACCGCAGTAACTGGGGTATCCGGAAGCGGTAAATCTACCCTGGTGAACGACATCCTTTATCGAGTTATGGCGAATCAACTTAACGGTGCGCGATTGGTGCCCGGCAAGCACACCCGGGTCACTGGGCTTGAGCACCTTGACAAGGTTGTGCATGTGGATCAGGCTCCGATTGGCCGCACTCCTCGGTCAAACCCTGCGACCTACACTGGCGTGTTCGACAAAATCCGCAACTTGTTCGCTGAGACGCCAGAAGCCAAAACACGCGGGTATCTACCTGGCAGGTTCAGCTTCAATGTGAAGGGTGGTCGCTGCGAAGCATGCTCAGGCGATGGCACATTGAAGATCGAGATGAACTTTCTTCCAGATGTCTATGTTGCGTGTGAGGTGTGCGAGGGCAAGCGCTACAACCGCGAGACGCTCCAGGTGAGGTACAAGGGCAAGAACATTTCCGAGGTGCTCGAATTGCCCATTGCAGAAGCCGAAGAATTCTTCGAACCCATCTCCTCAATCCACCGATACATGAAAACGCTCGTCGACGTCGGCCTTGGCTACGTTCGGCTTGGACAGAGCGCCACGACGCTTTCTGGCGGCGAAGCACAGCGTGTGAAGCTCGCCACCGAGTTGCAAAAGCGATCAAATGGTCGAAGCATTTATGTGCTCGACGAGCCTACGACGGGCCTACATTTTGAAGACGTCAGAAAGCTCTTGCTCGTGTTGAACGGTCTCGTTGACAAGGGCAACACCGTAATTACCATCGAACACAATCTCGACGTGATACGCAGCGCGGACTGGGTCATTGATCTCGGCCCAGAGGGCGGATCTGGGGGAGGCACGGTGCTCGCCACCGGAACACCGGAGCAAATTGCGAAGCATGAGGAAAGCTACACGGGACAATTTCTCGCAGAGGTTCTCGGGAAGGATCGTTCAGTAAAGGCATCTGCGTGA
- the uvrC gene encoding excinuclease ABC subunit UvrC has protein sequence MTEERIDWRSRDRRDAFKPAAGEIPTSPGVYRFSDPQGRVLYIGKAKNLRARLSNYFQPLRSLQPRTQRMLSLATQVDWTVVASDTESLVLEHTWITQFKPPFNVQFKDDKTYPYLAVTLGEEAPRLIITRNEKIKRAKYFGPFPKVWAIRETAALLQQAFPIRTCNDADYKRAMQSGKPCLPSQIGQCGGPCSQSISIEDHRARVNELVAFLGGNYQAQFRKLQREMREAAAEQRYEDAAKLRDQVSAVEHVMEKNAIVLGHDVDLDVFGLRSDELSAAVHQFIIRGGRVRGERSWIVDVELDDSPGRLLEQVLQTAYEGEREPPPEILVSIQPDETSGLEQALSSQRPRRGQVRIRVPERGDKAQLMERARLNAGENLVRYKMKRAADITSRTDALAELQSALGMSEAPLRIECIDVSHLQGTGVVASLVVFEDGTPAKSEYRKYRIEETRDDTDSIYQVVSRRAAQLNQLAISGELPTGAYRARPHLLIVDGGEPQVKAAHRALSEAGIDDLALCGIAKRLEEIWLPEDPYPVILPRASEALFLVQRIRDEAHRFAITFQRKRRSTAIASQLAEVPGLGPKRVQQLLRHFGSATRLRSASVDELTALPGIGSRMAEHIVKHVAGSEANTANAKLEGAESNVD, from the coding sequence GTGACCGAGGAGCGCATCGACTGGCGAAGTCGGGATCGACGCGACGCTTTTAAACCCGCCGCGGGCGAGATTCCGACGAGCCCAGGAGTCTACCGATTTTCCGACCCTCAGGGGCGGGTGCTCTACATTGGTAAGGCGAAGAACCTCAGGGCGAGGCTGTCCAACTACTTCCAGCCGCTACGTTCGCTTCAACCGAGAACTCAGCGAATGCTTTCGCTCGCAACTCAGGTTGATTGGACAGTCGTTGCGAGTGACACTGAATCGCTCGTGCTCGAGCACACGTGGATCACCCAATTCAAGCCCCCATTTAATGTTCAATTTAAAGACGACAAAACCTACCCATATCTTGCAGTAACGCTCGGGGAAGAAGCGCCTCGCCTCATCATCACTCGCAATGAGAAAATCAAACGAGCAAAGTATTTTGGCCCATTTCCTAAGGTGTGGGCAATTCGCGAGACCGCTGCGTTGCTGCAGCAAGCGTTCCCGATCCGCACTTGCAACGACGCGGACTATAAGCGTGCGATGCAATCGGGAAAACCCTGCCTCCCTAGCCAGATTGGCCAGTGTGGTGGCCCCTGTTCGCAATCAATCTCCATAGAGGACCACCGCGCACGCGTGAATGAGCTCGTGGCGTTTCTTGGTGGAAATTATCAGGCACAGTTTCGCAAGTTGCAGCGTGAAATGCGTGAGGCCGCCGCGGAGCAGAGGTATGAAGATGCTGCGAAGCTTCGCGACCAGGTTTCGGCCGTTGAACACGTTATGGAAAAGAATGCCATCGTGCTTGGCCACGATGTCGATCTTGACGTTTTTGGGCTGCGCTCTGATGAACTTTCTGCCGCCGTGCACCAGTTCATCATCAGGGGTGGTCGAGTGCGCGGCGAACGCAGCTGGATTGTAGACGTAGAACTCGATGACTCGCCAGGCAGGCTCCTTGAGCAGGTTCTGCAAACGGCATATGAGGGGGAAAGGGAACCACCTCCCGAGATCTTGGTATCTATTCAGCCCGATGAGACTTCCGGCCTCGAACAGGCGCTCTCGAGTCAGCGACCGCGCCGCGGCCAGGTGCGAATTCGTGTGCCAGAGCGCGGAGACAAGGCACAGCTCATGGAGCGCGCACGTCTAAATGCCGGAGAGAACCTGGTGCGGTACAAGATGAAGCGTGCTGCCGACATCACCTCCCGCACTGATGCACTTGCAGAGTTGCAGTCGGCGCTCGGCATGAGCGAGGCACCGCTGAGAATTGAATGCATTGATGTCTCACACCTTCAAGGAACCGGGGTCGTTGCTTCCCTTGTCGTTTTTGAGGATGGAACGCCTGCGAAGAGTGAGTATCGAAAATACCGAATCGAAGAAACTCGAGATGATACTGACTCGATTTACCAAGTCGTCTCTCGAAGAGCCGCTCAGTTGAACCAGCTAGCCATTTCTGGTGAACTTCCCACCGGCGCGTATCGCGCGAGACCGCACCTGCTTATTGTGGACGGTGGCGAGCCACAGGTGAAGGCTGCTCACAGGGCCCTCAGCGAAGCCGGAATAGACGACTTGGCGCTATGCGGAATTGCGAAAAGGCTCGAAGAGATATGGCTTCCTGAAGATCCATACCCTGTCATTCTTCCGCGAGCAAGCGAAGCACTTTTTCTTGTTCAGCGAATTCGCGACGAGGCGCATCGCTTTGCAATCACGTTCCAACGAAAACGACGCAGCACCGCGATCGCGTCTCAGCTCGCAGAGGTTCCGGGGCTCGGGCCGAAGCGTGTGCAGCAGTTGCTTCGCCATTTTGGATCGGCAACTCGTTTGCGATCCGCTTCTGTTGACGAACTTACCGCGTTACCAGGCATTGGGTCGCGTATGGCCGAGCACATCGTCAAGCACGTCGCGGGGTCCGAAGCCAACACCGCTAACGCTAAGCTTGAGGGTGCAGAATCTAACGTCGATTGA
- the rapZ gene encoding RNase adapter RapZ: MSEALNGQEILIVTGMSGAGRSTVANSLEDLGWYVVDNLPLSMVKTLADMADRSGGALPRIAAVVDVRGRDLFADIQETVNELRHTATVRVIFLDATDETLVRRYESVRRPHPLQVEAGGLLEGIRLERERAQELRATSDVVVDTSSYNVHELTTATREMFSSEDVPGLQLTVMSFGFKYGAPTDVDLMADMRFLPNPFWETDLRALTGVDPAVKDYVLSREGASEFIDAYVKALTPVFAGFQRENKRHASLAVGCTGGKHRSVAVARELADRLAGLPGVSVQLRHRDLGRE; the protein is encoded by the coding sequence ATGAGTGAAGCACTCAACGGGCAAGAAATCTTGATCGTCACCGGAATGTCTGGCGCGGGACGAAGCACGGTCGCCAACTCCCTCGAAGATCTTGGGTGGTACGTCGTAGATAATCTGCCGCTCTCAATGGTGAAAACGTTGGCTGACATGGCCGACCGTTCTGGGGGAGCGCTCCCACGCATTGCCGCGGTAGTTGATGTTCGCGGCCGTGACCTATTCGCAGACATCCAAGAAACTGTGAATGAGTTGCGGCACACCGCAACCGTTCGGGTGATATTCCTCGACGCTACTGATGAAACACTGGTGCGTCGGTATGAGAGCGTCAGGCGACCACATCCACTGCAAGTTGAAGCAGGTGGATTGCTCGAGGGAATCCGCCTCGAACGCGAACGTGCTCAGGAGTTGCGTGCGACGAGCGACGTTGTCGTCGATACGTCGAGTTACAACGTGCACGAACTCACAACAGCAACGCGCGAAATGTTCTCTTCGGAAGATGTGCCAGGGCTCCAGCTGACGGTAATGAGCTTCGGATTCAAGTACGGCGCACCCACAGACGTCGACCTGATGGCCGACATGAGATTTCTTCCCAACCCTTTCTGGGAAACTGATCTACGCGCGCTTACCGGAGTCGATCCGGCTGTGAAAGACTATGTACTCAGCCGCGAAGGCGCGAGCGAGTTCATCGACGCATACGTCAAGGCCCTCACTCCGGTGTTTGCTGGGTTCCAGCGGGAGAATAAGCGCCATGCGTCTCTTGCAGTTGGTTGTACTGGCGGGAAGCACCGTTCGGTCGCCGTTGCGCGCGAACTTGCGGATCGCCTTGCCGGACTGCCAGGAGTCAGTGTGCAATTGCGCCACCGTGACCTCGGTCGCGAATAG
- the whiA gene encoding DNA-binding protein WhiA, with protein MPTTADVMSELVRLPVQRTGERMAELATVLRLSGGLHTINGRIALEAELHTPQSVQRVRKDLMELYGVRAEAKQLPPTSVRPGSPQFLVRVLDGETLARQLGLMDQRRRPIRGLPNRVTTGDAGELAAALRGAFLSRGKITPPGRTVSLEITCPSSETSMALVGAASRIGIDAKGREIRGVAKLLVRDGESIGELLGAMGAVRSREAWDELRKARETRATANRLVNFDDANLRRSAQASVAACARVERALEILGESVPEHLNYAGQLRLSNREASLDELGARAVPPLTKDAIAGRIRRLLAMADKAADEQGIPNTEASIPDVLDQIDSI; from the coding sequence GTGCCGACTACCGCCGACGTCATGAGCGAGCTTGTGAGGCTCCCCGTGCAACGGACTGGAGAGCGAATGGCAGAACTCGCCACGGTGCTTCGCCTGTCCGGCGGCCTGCACACCATAAATGGACGCATCGCGCTTGAAGCCGAGCTCCACACGCCACAGAGCGTGCAGCGTGTGCGCAAAGACCTTATGGAACTGTACGGTGTGCGCGCCGAGGCCAAGCAGCTTCCGCCAACCAGCGTTCGCCCTGGATCACCGCAATTCCTAGTTCGTGTGCTCGATGGAGAAACGCTCGCACGCCAGCTCGGACTCATGGATCAGCGTCGGAGGCCGATTCGCGGTCTTCCGAACCGTGTCACCACTGGTGACGCTGGAGAACTCGCAGCTGCGCTCCGAGGGGCGTTCCTGTCGCGAGGCAAGATTACGCCTCCGGGCAGAACAGTGAGCCTCGAAATTACTTGCCCGAGCAGCGAGACATCCATGGCCCTCGTTGGTGCTGCGAGCCGCATCGGTATCGACGCGAAGGGCCGTGAGATCCGCGGAGTCGCGAAGCTTCTCGTTCGAGATGGTGAGTCTATCGGTGAGCTTCTCGGCGCGATGGGCGCAGTGCGATCCCGCGAGGCCTGGGACGAGCTACGCAAGGCGAGGGAGACGCGCGCTACCGCAAACCGTCTGGTGAACTTCGATGATGCGAATCTCAGGCGTTCGGCGCAAGCATCGGTTGCAGCCTGCGCGCGGGTCGAGCGTGCTCTTGAGATTCTCGGCGAGTCAGTGCCCGAGCATCTGAATTACGCTGGGCAACTGCGTTTGTCTAACCGCGAAGCGAGCCTTGACGAACTCGGAGCACGCGCTGTACCCCCGCTCACGAAAGACGCGATTGCCGGCCGCATTCGTCGCCTACTCGCAATGGCAGATAAAGCCGCCGACGAGCAGGGCATACCGAACACCGAAGCCAGCATTCCTGACGTTTTGGATCAGATCGACTCTATCTAG